The Thalassotalea psychrophila genome window below encodes:
- a CDS encoding TonB-dependent receptor translates to MKQFYRNKLNLACINAIAVLILTAPSVLAAEETNEESTDEVEVIEVTGLRGSLYEAVNRKRFSEVVSDTIVAEDIGKMPDRNIAEALQRITGVGIARDNGEGTSVTIRGIADNLNLTLINGQTVASAGDGRGIDFSSMPSSMISAIEVYKSPMAKHMEGSIGGTINILTARPLDVGEAKGTAFVEAVYNENNEETSPAFTFSYMTPLSDTFGIAAAVSHEQIDTRTDSMSNWSWEESEQGFYPTRWGVSAQGRERERSSVLVNLQWQPRDNIDSYLDVTYSKVEDDFLTHSFTSWIPYGYGAIDADSVVTDPSTNTMTEFAVDNLYISPVDENIGADIDTLTVQLGAEMELEKWTLSFAAGYSKAETEQLTQQLYNFDHWWLNGDQHDALFKLGSDRQYSYLPSGTEYYDASKTDNHANETYEQDGLVDFNLNRLNQGPIMRLPVENTDEDISFKVDAEYQLDSSELFSSLEVGARWNKRTKETLEASQHLGPWEIAFEDYNGGWSLWGAEPLFHDANAERFDPKNFMGGNANSGVPTGWNSIHNFDTAITSYTAHMNKLFGFTDDGSTPYFTDFDSVFDTMGMTPDRRGSADNEEETMALYLQANIDMMDGDLTGNVGVRYVQTDLTSKALTGGYYEATHGMELEQISLEHDYDNVLPSLNLSYKLNSEMVLRFAAAKVMARPNFNQAKAGASTTTDGWYDIDGINDPDWTVADEDSFVGGNVKLDPYEANQFDLSYEYYFSETGMFSAGVYYKDIESYIFNYVELGKVQVEGYETEIGTREPFYTEEDFLAGEVALPSPQEFPLFFESVSMPINGEGGKISGLELGFLTNFDFIKGFENFGIQANYTYADSEADYFKESFGDESVDLPYQYQSEDTYNIMGFYEDDNLMVRIAYNWRSESLENPINNLDGMAIWRDDYGQLDTSFSYKITENFEVIGSVSNVLEESTEFFSAARTDGNLIKGDDVPTDRNYNQTYNGRTLRLGVRAVF, encoded by the coding sequence ATGAAACAGTTCTATCGAAATAAGTTAAACCTTGCGTGTATAAACGCTATAGCTGTACTAATCCTTACTGCACCATCAGTCCTTGCGGCTGAAGAAACAAACGAAGAAAGCACCGACGAAGTCGAAGTTATTGAAGTAACCGGTCTTCGTGGTTCGTTATACGAAGCGGTTAATCGTAAACGGTTCAGCGAGGTGGTGTCTGATACTATAGTGGCTGAAGATATAGGTAAAATGCCCGATAGAAATATTGCCGAAGCATTACAACGCATTACTGGTGTGGGTATAGCTCGAGATAACGGAGAAGGAACTTCAGTAACTATACGTGGCATTGCCGACAATCTAAACCTTACTTTAATTAATGGTCAAACAGTAGCATCAGCAGGTGATGGACGAGGCATAGATTTTAGTAGTATGCCTTCCTCTATGATCTCTGCCATAGAGGTATATAAATCGCCTATGGCAAAACATATGGAAGGTAGTATCGGTGGTACGATTAATATCTTAACGGCTCGACCTCTCGATGTTGGTGAAGCTAAAGGCACGGCTTTTGTTGAAGCTGTTTATAATGAAAATAATGAAGAGACCTCTCCCGCTTTTACTTTTTCTTATATGACGCCACTAAGTGATACATTTGGTATTGCTGCCGCGGTATCACATGAACAAATAGATACTCGAACAGATTCTATGTCAAACTGGAGTTGGGAAGAATCTGAGCAAGGCTTTTACCCAACTCGTTGGGGCGTTTCTGCCCAAGGTCGTGAGCGCGAACGCAGCTCTGTTTTAGTAAACCTTCAATGGCAACCTCGTGATAATATTGATAGCTACTTAGATGTAACCTATAGCAAAGTGGAAGATGATTTTCTAACCCATTCATTTACCAGTTGGATTCCTTATGGCTATGGGGCGATTGATGCAGACTCTGTTGTTACGGATCCTAGTACCAATACCATGACTGAATTTGCCGTTGATAACTTATATATTTCTCCTGTTGATGAAAACATTGGCGCAGATATTGATACGCTAACTGTACAACTTGGTGCTGAAATGGAACTAGAAAAATGGACCCTTTCATTTGCAGCTGGTTATTCCAAAGCTGAAACCGAACAGCTGACTCAACAATTGTATAATTTTGACCATTGGTGGTTAAATGGCGATCAACATGATGCGTTATTTAAGCTTGGTTCTGACCGTCAATACTCTTATTTACCTTCGGGAACAGAATATTACGATGCCAGTAAAACAGATAACCATGCTAATGAAACATATGAACAAGATGGCTTAGTTGATTTTAACCTTAACCGTTTGAACCAAGGGCCAATTATGCGTTTACCGGTAGAAAATACCGATGAAGACATCTCATTTAAAGTAGACGCTGAATATCAATTAGATAGCAGTGAACTGTTTAGTTCTCTTGAAGTAGGTGCTCGTTGGAATAAACGCACTAAAGAAACTTTAGAAGCATCTCAACATTTAGGTCCTTGGGAAATCGCATTTGAAGATTATAATGGTGGCTGGAGCTTATGGGGCGCTGAACCTTTATTTCATGATGCGAATGCTGAGCGATTTGACCCGAAAAACTTTATGGGCGGAAATGCAAACTCTGGAGTGCCTACAGGCTGGAATTCTATCCATAATTTTGATACGGCTATCACTAGCTATACAGCTCATATGAATAAGCTTTTTGGCTTCACCGACGATGGTTCAACTCCTTATTTTACTGACTTTGATAGCGTCTTTGATACTATGGGGATGACACCTGATCGACGTGGCTCGGCAGATAATGAAGAAGAAACCATGGCATTATATCTACAAGCCAATATCGATATGATGGATGGTGACTTAACAGGTAATGTAGGTGTACGTTATGTGCAAACAGACCTTACTAGTAAAGCCTTAACTGGCGGCTACTATGAAGCAACACATGGCATGGAATTAGAACAAATTTCTTTAGAACATGATTATGACAACGTCTTGCCTAGTCTTAATTTAAGTTACAAACTTAATAGTGAAATGGTACTTAGGTTTGCAGCTGCTAAAGTGATGGCGAGACCTAACTTTAATCAAGCAAAAGCTGGGGCAAGTACCACAACTGATGGTTGGTACGATATCGACGGCATTAATGATCCAGATTGGACTGTTGCTGATGAAGATTCATTCGTTGGCGGTAATGTGAAGTTAGACCCTTATGAAGCGAATCAATTCGATCTTTCTTATGAATATTACTTCAGCGAAACAGGTATGTTTTCTGCTGGGGTATATTACAAAGATATTGAAAGCTATATTTTTAATTATGTTGAATTAGGCAAAGTACAAGTTGAAGGGTATGAAACTGAAATAGGTACCCGCGAACCATTCTATACTGAAGAAGACTTTTTAGCAGGTGAAGTTGCTTTACCTTCACCACAAGAATTTCCATTATTCTTTGAATCAGTGTCTATGCCTATTAATGGCGAAGGTGGTAAAATCAGTGGTTTAGAACTTGGTTTCCTCACTAATTTTGACTTTATCAAAGGATTCGAAAACTTTGGTATTCAAGCGAACTATACCTATGCTGATAGTGAAGCTGATTACTTTAAAGAGTCTTTTGGTGATGAGTCGGTTGATCTACCGTATCAATATCAATCTGAAGATACTTATAACATTATGGGTTTCTATGAAGATGATAACTTAATGGTTCGTATTGCTTATAATTGGCGCTCAGAATCATTAGAGAATCCAATAAATAATTTAGACGGTATGGCCATTTGGCGCGATGATTATGGTCAGTTAGATACATCTTTTAGTTATAAAATCACAGAAAATTTTGAAGTAATTGGTAGCGTAAGTAATGTGTTAGAAGAAAGTACTGAATTTTTCTCCGCTGCACGTACCGATGGTAATTTAATTAAAGGTGATGATGTACCTACAGATAGAAATTATAACCAAACATATAATGGCCGTACGCTACGCTTAGGTGTAAGAGCGGTCTTTTAA
- a CDS encoding glycoside hydrolase family 117 protein: protein MLGKLPKDKPQGLSHAMQRLYDVWPEPDDRDNEFFTNFKYSYISGIGKDELVSRRDPSKVILVGDTYYVWYTRRATKSSPVGMDRCTDELPAVDWDLADIWYATSKDGFDWQEQGVAVSRTAAGQYGDRSATTPDILVFENKYYLFFQTFTGTFQSEKGDHCDVSMAWADSVNGPWTRCEHSILDLGSDDEWDGGAIHDPYPLVYQGRIWLFYKGQPISKEKDWLVRAQGVAIAENPHGPYVKPDINPLLNSGHETFLFPYKEGIAAMLCVDGPEKNTIQYAADGINFNIMATVTCPPVAGGPFCPDAFTDSNNGQGVSWGLSHISESTINPNDARRVVESNSFLVRFDCDLQQGSKNAYFRNPRDQVGRYDEATFFQPTMALEPHVKADLITKGQAKKK from the coding sequence ATGCTAGGAAAACTTCCTAAAGATAAACCTCAAGGTCTTAGTCATGCAATGCAGCGACTTTATGACGTTTGGCCTGAGCCTGATGATAGAGATAATGAATTTTTTACCAACTTTAAATACTCGTATATCTCGGGAATTGGTAAGGATGAGTTAGTTTCACGCCGTGACCCTAGTAAAGTTATTTTGGTCGGTGACACCTATTACGTTTGGTATACTCGTCGCGCCACTAAAAGTAGCCCTGTTGGCATGGATCGTTGTACTGATGAGCTTCCTGCTGTTGACTGGGATCTAGCTGATATTTGGTATGCGACCAGTAAAGACGGCTTTGATTGGCAAGAGCAAGGGGTTGCTGTATCAAGAACTGCAGCAGGACAATATGGTGATAGATCAGCTACTACACCAGATATCCTTGTTTTTGAAAATAAGTATTACTTATTTTTTCAAACCTTCACTGGAACTTTTCAGAGTGAAAAAGGTGATCATTGTGACGTGAGTATGGCTTGGGCTGATTCGGTCAACGGCCCTTGGACTCGTTGTGAGCATAGCATTCTTGATTTAGGTAGCGATGACGAGTGGGACGGTGGAGCAATCCATGATCCCTATCCACTAGTTTATCAGGGACGAATTTGGTTATTCTATAAAGGACAGCCAATTTCTAAAGAAAAAGATTGGCTTGTTAGAGCACAAGGTGTTGCTATTGCAGAAAATCCACATGGACCTTATGTCAAACCTGACATTAATCCACTATTAAATTCAGGTCATGAAACCTTTCTTTTCCCATATAAAGAAGGTATTGCAGCCATGCTGTGTGTTGATGGGCCCGAAAAAAATACCATTCAGTATGCTGCTGATGGCATTAATTTTAATATTATGGCAACGGTTACTTGCCCACCCGTTGCTGGCGGTCCATTTTGTCCCGATGCCTTCACTGATAGTAATAACGGACAAGGTGTCTCGTGGGGTTTAAGTCATATTAGTGAAAGTACTATTAATCCAAATGATGCTAGACGGGTAGTAGAAAGTAATTCATTTTTGGTGAGGTTTGATTGTGACTTGCAACAAGGTTCAAAGAATGCGTATTTTAGAAACCCAAGGGATCAAGTCGGTCGATATGATGAAGCAACATTTTTCCAGCCGACCATGGCACTAGAACCGCATGTAAAAGCAGATCTTATTACCAAAGGTCAAGCAAAGAAAAAGTAA
- a CDS encoding sugar kinase — MPHLLMIGECMIELSQNNELGEYKQSFAGDVFNTGVYIKRCLKDSAQVSFLSVIGEDKMSTQFLNLMAIEQIDSRYLYRCKSNKMGLYIINIDQYGERTFDYWRENSAAKQLMTLIKQDNGNMDFSSVTTLFFSGISIAILSPDDLKDFWKFIERCRSNGCQIVFDPNYRPTLWPSPKHAKDAFEIAYSLSDVVLPGVDDHKSLYNHESAAEIASHLEAKGIGEIIIKNGDLELLISVEGKRTKIDIIPVTEVVDTTSAGDAFNGGYLSARQSGKSVTDAVTYAASVAGCVIQHKGAIVPKTCFDKAITPLM, encoded by the coding sequence ATGCCCCACTTGTTAATGATAGGTGAGTGTATGATCGAGTTATCTCAAAATAATGAACTCGGTGAATATAAACAAAGTTTTGCTGGTGATGTATTTAATACCGGGGTCTATATTAAACGCTGTTTAAAAGACAGCGCGCAAGTGAGTTTTCTATCGGTTATTGGTGAAGATAAAATGAGCACACAATTTTTGAATTTAATGGCTATTGAGCAAATTGACAGTCGTTATTTATATCGCTGTAAATCAAATAAAATGGGCCTGTATATCATTAATATCGATCAATATGGCGAACGAACTTTTGATTATTGGCGAGAAAATTCTGCGGCTAAACAACTGATGACACTTATTAAACAAGACAATGGCAACATGGATTTCAGTTCTGTCACTACTTTATTTTTTTCCGGTATTTCAATAGCGATTTTATCCCCTGATGATTTAAAGGACTTTTGGAAATTTATTGAGCGCTGTCGCTCTAATGGTTGCCAAATCGTTTTTGATCCTAATTACCGTCCGACCCTATGGCCTTCACCTAAACATGCAAAGGATGCATTTGAAATTGCTTACTCTTTATCAGACGTAGTATTACCTGGCGTAGATGATCATAAAAGCTTATACAATCACGAAAGTGCAGCTGAAATTGCCAGCCATCTAGAAGCGAAAGGCATAGGTGAAATAATTATAAAAAATGGCGATCTGGAGCTGCTTATTAGTGTCGAAGGCAAGAGAACTAAAATAGACATTATTCCGGTAACTGAAGTCGTAGATACCACCTCAGCTGGAGATGCCTTTAATGGTGGCTATTTAAGCGCCAGACAAAGCGGTAAGTCGGTAACCGACGCGGTTACTTATGCCGCTAGCGTCGCAGGTTGTGTTATTCAGCACAAAGGCGCCATTGTGCCAAAAACTTGTTTTGACAAAGCAATAACTCCTTTGATGTAA
- a CDS encoding mandelate racemase/muconate lactonizing enzyme family protein, with amino-acid sequence MKNSNSKITNVEVEYYQVPLDEVLNDAMHGDHTHFELILCRITCQDGNQGVGYTYTGGKGGKAIYSLLEDELKPFLMNENANRVEYLNDQMGWHLHYVGRGGLVSFAISAVDIALWDIRCKRLNQPLWCVAGGASNKTKAYAGGIDLNFSKEKLLNNIGNYLDKGFNAVKIKVGLPDYRTDVARIAAVRELLGKDRKFMIDANYSLSVDQAIKLANAVEKYDITWFEEPTIPDDYQGYGRISDCINIPTAMGENLHTIYEFGYAIAQAKLSYLQPDASNIGGITGWLKVAALAQANNLTLCSHGMHELHVSLMASQPHAGYLEVHSFPIDQYTKNPLKLVDGLAIAPQDAGHGVIFDMDLLAPHRIKI; translated from the coding sequence ATGAAAAATAGTAATAGTAAAATAACAAATGTTGAAGTTGAATATTATCAAGTTCCTTTAGATGAGGTGCTCAATGATGCGATGCATGGCGACCATACTCATTTTGAATTAATTCTCTGCCGGATAACTTGTCAAGATGGTAACCAAGGTGTTGGTTATACCTATACGGGCGGAAAAGGTGGTAAAGCTATTTATTCATTACTTGAAGATGAACTGAAACCGTTTTTAATGAATGAAAATGCCAATCGTGTTGAATACCTTAATGACCAAATGGGCTGGCATTTACATTATGTTGGACGAGGTGGTTTAGTTTCATTTGCTATTTCTGCTGTTGATATTGCTTTATGGGACATTCGTTGCAAACGTTTGAATCAACCCTTGTGGTGTGTTGCTGGTGGTGCCAGCAATAAAACTAAAGCTTATGCTGGCGGCATAGATTTGAATTTTTCTAAGGAAAAATTACTTAACAATATCGGTAATTATTTAGATAAAGGCTTTAATGCTGTAAAAATAAAAGTAGGCCTACCCGATTATCGTACTGATGTAGCTCGAATTGCAGCCGTAAGGGAGTTACTCGGGAAAGATAGAAAGTTTATGATAGATGCAAATTATTCATTGTCAGTTGATCAAGCTATAAAGTTAGCGAATGCCGTAGAGAAATATGATATCACTTGGTTTGAGGAGCCTACCATACCTGACGATTATCAAGGCTACGGTCGAATTTCTGATTGTATAAATATTCCTACCGCGATGGGAGAAAATTTACATACTATTTATGAGTTTGGTTATGCCATTGCCCAGGCTAAGCTCAGTTATTTACAACCCGATGCTTCGAATATTGGCGGCATCACCGGTTGGTTAAAGGTTGCTGCTTTAGCACAAGCGAATAATTTAACGCTATGCAGTCATGGCATGCACGAATTACATGTCTCTTTGATGGCCTCTCAACCTCATGCAGGTTACCTAGAAGTACACTCTTTTCCTATTGATCAATACACTAAAAATCCATTAAAGCTAGTAGATGGATTGGCTATTGCACCACAAGATGCTGGTCATGGCGTGATTTTCGATATGGATTTATTAGCCCCTCATCGAATCAAGATATAA
- a CDS encoding zinc-dependent alcohol dehydrogenase, giving the protein MQAALYIGNKNFEIAEAETVVPKADEVRLAVGYVGICGTDMHIYHGVMDERVAPPKVIGHEMSGTIVEMGKDVNGFSLGEEVVVRPLDYCGDCPACHSGHSHICHNLKFMGIDSPGAFQQYWTVKARTLHKLPKAVSLKQGALIEPLAVACHDVARSRLVAGEKAVIIGGGPIGQLVAQVAKSTGAEVLISEVNKSRLDFAKANGILTVNPIEQDLAEYVSSWTEGKGADVVFEVSGVKQAIEAMTEIAAVRARICMVAIHSEKPEIDLFQFFWKELELLGARVYEHQDFEKAIELIAKKVIDIEPYITSVSELADITQAFAQMSGNPQGLKALVSCQANINN; this is encoded by the coding sequence GTGCAAGCAGCACTATATATAGGTAATAAAAATTTTGAGATTGCTGAAGCAGAAACCGTAGTACCAAAAGCCGACGAAGTACGTTTGGCTGTTGGTTATGTCGGCATTTGTGGCACTGACATGCATATTTATCATGGCGTGATGGACGAGCGCGTTGCTCCTCCGAAAGTTATTGGTCATGAAATGTCTGGAACAATCGTCGAAATGGGGAAAGATGTAAATGGCTTTTCCCTTGGCGAGGAAGTCGTCGTTAGACCTTTAGATTATTGCGGCGACTGCCCTGCATGCCATTCAGGTCATAGCCATATTTGTCACAACCTTAAATTTATGGGGATAGATAGCCCTGGTGCTTTTCAACAATATTGGACAGTAAAAGCAAGAACATTACATAAATTACCTAAGGCAGTATCACTAAAACAAGGCGCCTTAATAGAGCCGCTAGCGGTTGCTTGCCATGACGTGGCGAGATCGCGGTTAGTTGCTGGCGAAAAAGCAGTGATTATTGGCGGTGGTCCTATCGGTCAATTGGTTGCACAGGTTGCTAAAAGTACTGGTGCAGAAGTGCTTATTTCAGAAGTGAATAAATCACGATTAGATTTTGCCAAAGCTAACGGTATTCTTACGGTTAATCCAATAGAGCAAGACCTTGCAGAGTATGTATCAAGCTGGACTGAAGGCAAAGGTGCTGATGTCGTGTTTGAAGTTTCAGGCGTTAAGCAAGCCATAGAAGCCATGACAGAGATTGCAGCTGTGCGAGCTCGTATCTGTATGGTAGCAATCCACAGTGAAAAACCGGAGATAGATCTATTTCAATTTTTTTGGAAAGAGTTAGAACTATTAGGTGCACGGGTTTACGAACATCAAGACTTTGAAAAAGCGATAGAGCTAATTGCTAAAAAAGTAATTGATATTGAGCCTTATATAACATCGGTATCTGAATTGGCTGATATTACGCAAGCGTTCGCGCAAATGTCAGGTAATCCACAAGGGCTAAAAGCATTAGTCTCTTGCCAAGCAAATATTAATAATTAG
- a CDS encoding SDR family oxidoreductase: MLNKFNLAGKVALVTGCKRGIGKAMALALAEAGADIIGVSATLEEGSEISALVTELGRKFHPYKCDFSQRDDLYHFINKVKENHPVIDILVNNAGTILRAPAAEHNDELFDTVMEVNLNAQFILSREIGKGMLSRQAGKIIFTASLLTYQGGITVPGYAASKGAIGQLVMALSNEWASQGINVNAIAPGYIATDNTEALRNDSERSTSILSRIPQGRWGKPEDFMGPVVFLASDASTYMNGSTVLVDGGWMGR; the protein is encoded by the coding sequence ATATTAAACAAATTTAATTTAGCGGGTAAAGTTGCTCTAGTTACTGGCTGCAAACGGGGCATAGGAAAAGCTATGGCCTTAGCATTAGCAGAGGCAGGCGCTGACATTATTGGTGTCTCGGCTACATTAGAAGAAGGCTCTGAAATTTCGGCATTAGTGACTGAACTTGGCAGAAAATTTCACCCCTATAAATGTGATTTTAGTCAACGTGATGATCTTTATCATTTCATTAATAAAGTAAAAGAAAATCATCCGGTAATTGATATATTGGTAAATAATGCTGGCACTATATTAAGAGCGCCAGCGGCAGAACATAATGACGAATTGTTTGATACCGTAATGGAAGTTAACCTTAATGCTCAGTTTATTTTGAGTAGGGAAATTGGCAAAGGGATGTTGAGCCGACAAGCAGGTAAAATTATTTTTACCGCCTCTCTACTGACATATCAGGGCGGAATAACTGTCCCTGGGTATGCGGCAAGTAAAGGTGCAATTGGTCAATTAGTAATGGCTTTATCTAATGAGTGGGCATCGCAAGGAATCAATGTTAACGCGATTGCGCCTGGTTATATTGCTACCGATAATACCGAAGCTTTAAGAAATGATAGCGAACGTAGTACGTCAATATTAAGCCGTATTCCTCAAGGACGTTGGGGGAAACCAGAAGACTTTATGGGGCCAGTAGTATTTTTAGCCTCGGATGCATCAACATACATGAATGGAAGTACTGTCCTTGTGGACGGTGGCTGGATGGGAAGATAA
- the aldA gene encoding aldehyde dehydrogenase: MTQIKNNQHFINGEYIASKSDGEIPVYNPSTGEQLGSIPEGCIDDAQYALDTANKAQKSWKKVTARNRAKILRKFAAGIRAQANDLARLLVQEQGKLLSVAEGEVEATATFIEYACDNALTMEGDILASDNEGEKLYIHKYPKGVVVGITAWNFPLALAGRKIGPALITGNSIVIKPTAETPLATLELGRIANEAGIPAGVLNIVNGNGSVIGKYLCESPITKMITMTGSTKAGQSIYHSSAEHLTHVMLELGGKAPFVVMNDVNIDNAVEDLFWARFANCGQVCTCAERLYLHEDIYDEFMQKFINRVSQLKVGDPLSPDSEMGPKVNQREVDFIDGQVKQAVEEGATIAFGGARAAVEGFENGAWYQPTVLENVTQEMTIIHEESFGPILPVVKINSIEQAIAFSNDCEFGLSAYLYTNNLAWIEKCTDELEVGEIYVNRSIGEQHQGFHYGLKMSGCGGEDGKYGLEQYLDKKTVYLNHC; encoded by the coding sequence ATGACTCAAATAAAGAATAACCAACATTTTATTAATGGCGAATATATTGCTTCTAAGTCGGATGGAGAAATTCCAGTATACAACCCAAGTACAGGTGAGCAACTAGGGAGCATTCCTGAAGGTTGCATTGATGATGCTCAATACGCATTAGACACTGCCAATAAAGCGCAAAAGTCATGGAAAAAAGTTACTGCCCGTAATAGAGCTAAAATATTACGAAAATTTGCTGCTGGTATTCGGGCCCAAGCAAATGATCTTGCTCGACTATTAGTACAAGAACAAGGGAAACTACTTTCCGTTGCAGAAGGTGAAGTAGAAGCTACCGCGACATTTATAGAGTACGCTTGCGATAATGCCTTAACGATGGAAGGTGATATTTTAGCGTCCGATAATGAAGGTGAGAAGCTCTATATTCATAAATACCCTAAAGGAGTCGTTGTTGGTATTACCGCATGGAATTTTCCATTAGCATTGGCTGGTAGAAAAATTGGTCCTGCTTTGATCACCGGGAATAGCATTGTCATAAAACCAACTGCTGAAACACCATTAGCCACTTTAGAGCTAGGTAGAATAGCCAATGAAGCCGGCATTCCCGCAGGAGTGCTAAATATAGTAAATGGTAATGGCTCTGTTATCGGCAAGTATCTTTGTGAAAGCCCTATCACGAAAATGATCACCATGACTGGTAGTACTAAAGCAGGTCAATCAATTTATCACAGCAGTGCTGAGCATCTAACCCATGTAATGCTTGAACTGGGTGGTAAAGCCCCCTTTGTTGTGATGAATGATGTGAATATTGACAATGCTGTTGAAGATTTATTTTGGGCTAGATTTGCTAATTGCGGCCAAGTTTGCACGTGTGCCGAACGACTCTATCTTCATGAAGATATTTATGATGAATTTATGCAAAAATTTATCAATCGAGTCAGTCAATTAAAAGTAGGAGATCCACTATCTCCTGACTCAGAGATGGGGCCAAAAGTTAATCAGCGAGAAGTCGACTTCATCGACGGACAAGTAAAACAAGCTGTTGAAGAAGGTGCAACGATAGCTTTTGGTGGTGCTAGAGCTGCAGTAGAAGGGTTTGAAAATGGCGCATGGTATCAACCAACAGTATTAGAAAATGTTACTCAAGAAATGACCATTATTCATGAAGAAAGCTTTGGCCCAATTTTACCTGTGGTGAAAATTAATTCGATAGAGCAAGCGATAGCTTTCAGTAATGATTGTGAGTTTGGCTTGTCTGCGTACCTTTACACTAATAATTTAGCATGGATAGAAAAATGCACAGATGAATTAGAAGTAGGTGAAATCTATGTTAACCGGAGTATTGGTGAACAACATCAAGGTTTTCATTATGGTTTAAAAATGAGTGGTTGTGGTGGTGAAGATGGTAAATATGGCTTGGAGCAATACCTTGATAAAAAGACTGTTTATCTAAATCATTGTTAA
- a CDS encoding GntR family transcriptional regulator: MLDSTAIVSVREQIARQLRADIINGVLTEKTKLKEQELAARFNVSRGPVRDVLLQLTKEGLLISKNNCGVIVNSAPKPELQPLMVNLRVKIESHAIKITINELTEEDFTQLDKILATMIKAFEEENYSLVTESDMAFHRYIVHKAGGDDLVNLWQPVIYRMRMNYKRISTPKECFEEHNQLLTYLKNKELKLALASLKENVK, from the coding sequence ATGCTTGACTCAACTGCAATTGTCTCTGTACGCGAACAAATAGCGCGTCAATTACGTGCCGATATCATTAACGGTGTGTTAACTGAAAAAACGAAACTAAAAGAGCAAGAACTCGCTGCCCGTTTTAATGTTTCTCGCGGCCCTGTACGCGATGTATTACTTCAGTTAACGAAAGAAGGCCTACTTATTTCCAAAAATAATTGTGGTGTAATCGTCAACAGTGCACCAAAACCAGAGTTACAACCTTTAATGGTAAATTTACGTGTGAAAATTGAATCTCATGCGATAAAGATAACTATTAATGAATTAACAGAAGAAGATTTTACTCAGCTTGATAAAATTTTGGCGACTATGATCAAAGCTTTTGAAGAAGAAAATTATTCACTCGTTACCGAAAGTGATATGGCATTTCATCGATATATCGTACACAAAGCTGGTGGTGATGACTTAGTTAATTTATGGCAACCTGTTATTTATCGTATGCGCATGAACTACAAACGTATCAGTACACCGAAAGAATGTTTTGAAGAGCATAATCAGCTACTCACTTATTTAAAAAATAAAGAATTAAAGTTGGCTTTAGCGTCGCTTAAAGAAAACGTGAAATAA
- a CDS encoding DUF3565 domain-containing protein, protein MEQAIIGYHQDKEDHWVAQLQCGHFQHVRHNPPFMARLWVTNQLGRNSMLGYKLKCKKCDLGVPKDAS, encoded by the coding sequence ATGGAACAAGCCATTATTGGTTATCACCAAGATAAAGAAGACCACTGGGTTGCCCAACTACAATGTGGCCATTTTCAACATGTACGGCATAACCCACCATTTATGGCGAGGCTATGGGTAACTAATCAGCTTGGTAGAAATTCTATGTTAGGTTATAAGCTCAAGTGCAAAAAATGTGACTTAGGTGTACCTAAAGATGCATCTTAA
- a CDS encoding cupin domain-containing protein — translation MMSKVINFKDKFTKFTEHWSPRVIAQMNDYQFKLAKVEGEFVWHKHNDTDEVFIVIEGLLHIEFRDGTVTLESGEMFVIPKGVEHKPFAKSECKIMLIEPQGVVNTGTTDSELTAQNDVWI, via the coding sequence ATGATGTCTAAAGTAATTAATTTCAAAGATAAATTCACAAAGTTCACTGAACATTGGTCGCCGCGTGTTATTGCCCAAATGAACGATTACCAATTCAAGTTGGCAAAAGTTGAAGGTGAGTTTGTTTGGCATAAGCATAATGACACTGATGAAGTATTTATTGTCATTGAAGGATTACTTCACATTGAATTTCGTGATGGCACGGTCACATTAGAGTCTGGAGAAATGTTTGTGATTCCAAAAGGAGTTGAACATAAGCCTTTCGCTAAATCAGAATGTAAAATTATGCTTATTGAACCACAAGGTGTTGTAAATACAGGCACTACAGATAGCGAACTTACCGCCCAAAATGATGTGTGGATTTAA